The Desulfohalovibrio reitneri genome contains a region encoding:
- a CDS encoding PEGA domain-containing protein translates to MKWSNLILLAVLALGLGACGPATQNIPVSSNPAGATVFADGKEVCQTPCEVTLTRTQAHVLTLKHDGYEQSDVRIKQVYDTAGVARDATAEGLQASANGANPEGAVANALLSAGYQEGNGMAYDLSPTSVVVKMTPVGGAASGAKKVAEADNVKTTEPATMTKEIEDNPEDTLKDVAKEAAAAGPTVGGDKTWKKSHTSKHHEGDGSYSETKTSTSASVGVHVNPVEAGLEAVDLLEKAAGGDSGSDSESDSDSDSSE, encoded by the coding sequence ATGAAGTGGAGCAATCTTATTCTGTTGGCCGTGCTGGCGTTGGGGCTGGGCGCGTGCGGGCCGGCCACGCAGAATATTCCGGTGAGTAGCAATCCCGCGGGGGCCACGGTCTTCGCCGACGGCAAGGAGGTCTGCCAGACCCCGTGCGAGGTGACCCTGACCCGGACCCAGGCGCACGTGTTGACCCTGAAGCACGACGGCTATGAGCAGTCCGACGTGCGGATAAAGCAGGTCTACGACACCGCGGGCGTGGCCCGCGACGCCACGGCCGAGGGCCTTCAGGCCAGCGCCAACGGGGCCAACCCCGAGGGTGCGGTGGCCAACGCCCTGCTCAGCGCGGGCTATCAGGAAGGCAACGGCATGGCCTACGACCTGTCTCCCACTTCCGTGGTGGTGAAGATGACGCCCGTGGGCGGCGCGGCGTCCGGCGCCAAGAAGGTGGCCGAGGCGGACAACGTGAAAACCACCGAGCCGGCCACCATGACCAAGGAAATCGAGGACAACCCCGAGGATACCCTCAAGGACGTGGCCAAGGAGGCGGCCGCCGCCGGGCCCACCGTGGGCGGCGACAAGACCTGGAAGAAGAGCCACACCTCCAAGCACCACGAGGGCGACGGCTCCTACAGCGAAACCAAGACCTCCACCAGCGCCAGCGTGGGCGTGCACGTCAACCCGGTGGAAGCCGGGCTGGAGGCCGTGGACCTGCTGGAGAAAGCCGCGGGAGGCGACTCCGGCTCGGACTCCGAATCCGACTCGGATTCCGATTCCTCGGAATAA
- a CDS encoding ComEC/Rec2 family competence protein has product MDLTRSQAPRAGAALFTWQTLVPAFGLGCLALRHFWPALGGLLLLWFVLARLADCRARPLLLALSFAVGLAAAHAAMPAAPQATPDWMLRGEKARVEGVVEAVEGKPGREARVILNEVRCRPGEAGWRDLPGKLAWTWREPVFRPKPGDRLAARLRVKPQRGFAGEENWDLRFYWARQGVFWRAWSQRWWGDPELLKAGEGGLDRRRADIAERVAGLTPNGQGGALAAALATGDRFGLDRETVDLFRQASLAHSLALSGLHLGLAAGLGAALAWLAARLRPGILLVLPLPKLAVLCGLPLALAYLWLGGAGPSLVRAFLMFTAWGGLLWLGRPRGLLDGLLAAVALILLLNPLSVFDLGLRLSVVAVAGILAGAPLVRRGLSRLLDGRPAWLRLPALWLGCLLGVSLCANIALLPLLLHSFGVIHANLLWNAVWLPLLGAAVMPLDLAGLALAALPGAEEAARWCLAGAGWLCGA; this is encoded by the coding sequence GTGGACCTGACACGTTCCCAGGCCCCCCGCGCGGGGGCCGCCCTCTTCACCTGGCAGACCCTGGTCCCGGCCTTCGGCCTGGGCTGTCTGGCGCTTCGCCATTTCTGGCCCGCCCTGGGCGGGCTGCTCTTGCTCTGGTTCGTTCTGGCGCGCCTGGCCGACTGCCGGGCGCGCCCGCTTTTGCTGGCCCTGTCCTTCGCTGTGGGACTGGCCGCGGCCCACGCCGCCATGCCCGCCGCGCCCCAGGCCACCCCGGACTGGATGCTGCGCGGGGAAAAGGCCCGGGTGGAGGGCGTGGTGGAGGCGGTGGAGGGCAAGCCGGGGCGCGAGGCGCGGGTTATTCTGAACGAGGTGCGCTGCCGCCCGGGCGAAGCCGGATGGCGCGACCTGCCGGGCAAGCTGGCCTGGACGTGGCGGGAGCCCGTGTTTCGTCCCAAGCCCGGCGACCGGCTGGCGGCCCGGCTGCGCGTGAAGCCGCAGCGGGGCTTCGCCGGGGAGGAGAACTGGGACCTGCGCTTCTACTGGGCACGGCAGGGCGTGTTCTGGCGCGCCTGGAGCCAGCGGTGGTGGGGCGACCCCGAACTGCTCAAGGCGGGAGAGGGCGGCCTGGACCGGCGGCGGGCGGACATCGCCGAACGGGTGGCCGGGCTGACTCCGAACGGGCAGGGGGGAGCGCTGGCCGCGGCCCTGGCCACCGGCGACCGCTTCGGCCTGGACCGCGAAACCGTCGATCTCTTCAGACAGGCTTCCCTGGCCCATTCCCTGGCGCTCTCCGGACTGCATCTGGGGTTGGCCGCGGGGCTGGGGGCGGCCCTGGCCTGGCTGGCGGCGAGGCTGCGGCCGGGCATTCTCCTGGTGCTGCCCCTGCCCAAGCTGGCCGTGCTCTGCGGCCTGCCCCTGGCCCTGGCCTACCTCTGGCTGGGCGGGGCCGGGCCTTCGCTCGTGCGCGCCTTCCTCATGTTCACGGCCTGGGGCGGTCTTCTTTGGCTTGGGCGGCCGCGCGGCCTGCTGGACGGGTTGCTGGCGGCCGTGGCCCTGATTCTGCTGCTCAACCCCCTTTCGGTATTCGACCTGGGGCTGCGCCTCTCCGTGGTGGCTGTGGCCGGGATTCTGGCGGGCGCGCCGCTGGTGCGGCGGGGACTCTCCCGGCTGCTGGACGGCCGCCCAGCCTGGCTGCGCCTGCCCGCGTTGTGGCTGGGCTGCCTGCTGGGCGTCAGCCTGTGTGCCAACATCGCCCTGCTGCCGCTGCTTCTGCACAGCTTCGGCGTCATCCATGCCAACCTGCTGTGGAACGCGGTCTGGCTGCCCTTGCTGGGCGCGGCGGTCATGCCGCTGGACTTGGCCGGTTTGGCCCTGGCCGCCCTTCCCGGAGCGGAGGAAGCGGCCCGCTGGTGTCTGGCCGGGGCGGGCTGGCTGTGCGGGGCATGA
- the cutA gene encoding divalent-cation tolerance protein CutA, producing the protein MSLAAVYVTFPDMDTARRVSRELVEKSYVACANLFTQVTSIYEWEGKIEEDAEVILIGKTRMRDVPKVIAAVTELHPDDVPCVTAMPVLKANPPYAEWVEEICARSDEGEA; encoded by the coding sequence ATGTCCCTGGCCGCCGTGTACGTGACCTTTCCAGACATGGACACCGCCCGCCGCGTTTCCCGCGAGCTGGTGGAAAAGAGCTACGTGGCCTGCGCCAACCTCTTCACCCAGGTGACGTCCATCTACGAGTGGGAAGGCAAGATCGAGGAGGACGCCGAAGTCATCCTCATCGGCAAGACCCGCATGCGCGACGTGCCCAAGGTCATCGCCGCGGTGACCGAACTGCACCCGGACGACGTGCCCTGCGTCACGGCCATGCCGGTGCTCAAGGCCAACCCGCCCTACGCCGAATGGGTGGAGGAAATCTGCGCCCGGTCCGACGAGGGAGAGGCCTAG
- a CDS encoding ATP-binding protein, with protein sequence MKCRRCRATAQVKLPSHHTGFCPECFDVFFSRQVAKAIKDHSMIRPGERVLVALSGGKDSLGLARELARQGHDITGLHVYLGIAGSSDQVLGKVDAFCQRESIPLQVASAPEEGLAIPLIKECLTRPVCAACGAIKRHLFNKAAMDGGFEALATGHNLDDETARLFANTLRWDDAYLADQGPVMPARQGFARRIKPLYRLGEYETAAYAFLAGIDHGTAACPYSPGASFTHHKELLAGLEERSPGAKLQFYENFLKRGRPAFEKAREAPPDLSPCLTCGFPTQRETCTVCAMREAVREAAC encoded by the coding sequence TTGAAGTGCCGCCGCTGCCGCGCAACCGCCCAGGTCAAGCTGCCCTCCCACCACACCGGCTTCTGCCCGGAGTGTTTCGACGTATTTTTCTCCCGCCAGGTGGCCAAAGCCATCAAGGACCACTCCATGATCCGCCCCGGCGAACGGGTTCTGGTCGCCCTGTCCGGCGGCAAGGACTCCCTGGGCCTGGCCCGCGAACTGGCCAGGCAGGGGCACGACATCACCGGCCTGCACGTCTACCTGGGCATCGCTGGCTCCTCGGACCAGGTGCTCGGCAAGGTGGATGCCTTCTGCCAGCGTGAATCCATCCCCCTCCAGGTGGCCTCCGCCCCGGAGGAGGGGCTGGCCATCCCCTTGATCAAGGAATGCCTGACCCGGCCGGTCTGCGCCGCCTGCGGGGCCATTAAGCGCCACCTCTTCAACAAGGCGGCCATGGACGGCGGCTTCGAGGCCCTGGCCACCGGCCACAACCTCGACGACGAAACCGCCAGGCTGTTCGCCAACACCCTGCGCTGGGACGACGCCTACCTTGCCGACCAGGGGCCGGTGATGCCCGCGAGGCAAGGGTTCGCCCGCCGCATCAAGCCGCTGTACCGGCTGGGCGAGTACGAGACCGCGGCCTACGCCTTCCTGGCGGGCATCGACCACGGCACCGCCGCCTGCCCCTACTCCCCCGGCGCCTCCTTCACCCACCACAAGGAACTGCTGGCGGGCCTGGAGGAACGGAGTCCCGGGGCCAAGCTGCAATTCTACGAAAACTTCCTCAAGCGGGGCCGTCCCGCCTTTGAAAAGGCCAGGGAGGCCCCGCCGGATCTGTCCCCCTGCCTGACCTGCGGTTTTCCCACACAGCGCGAGACCTGCACGGTCTGCGCCATGCGGGAGGCGGTTCGGGAGGCGGCGTGCTGA
- the murA gene encoding UDP-N-acetylglucosamine 1-carboxyvinyltransferase, giving the protein MDKLIVEPSGPLSGEISISGSKNAALPILMACILPRGRIELTNVPHLADIRTSCKLLNILGCQTSFENGTVVVECGDLDPHAPYELVKTMRASVLCLGPLIAALGEAKVALPGGCAIGARPVDMHLKGLERMGATFELTEGYIYGSCDKLRGAHIVLDFPTVGGTEHLMTAAALAEGETILENAAREPEVADLANFLNACGAKISGHGTSVITIQGVPSLTGCEYKVMPDRIEAGTYMMAAPLTGGEIFLRDCPFHELESVVNKLREMGVGVEETPEGVMVRAAKELLAVDVDTQPYPGFPTDMQAQITTLMCLAKGVGTVEENIFENRFMHVMELNRMGANIKIKGSTAIVRGVDKLAGAPVMASDLRASASLVLAGMVASGSTEVQRIYHLDRGYERLEEKLGAVGARIRRVKG; this is encoded by the coding sequence ATGGACAAACTCATCGTCGAACCATCCGGCCCCCTCTCCGGGGAGATTTCCATATCCGGCTCCAAAAACGCCGCCCTGCCCATTCTCATGGCCTGCATCCTGCCGCGCGGGCGCATTGAGCTGACCAACGTGCCGCATCTGGCGGACATCCGCACCTCCTGCAAGCTGCTGAACATCCTCGGCTGCCAGACCAGCTTCGAAAACGGCACCGTGGTGGTGGAGTGCGGCGACCTCGACCCCCACGCCCCGTACGAGCTGGTCAAGACCATGCGCGCCTCGGTGCTCTGCCTCGGCCCGCTCATCGCCGCCCTGGGAGAGGCCAAGGTGGCCCTGCCCGGCGGCTGCGCCATCGGCGCGCGGCCGGTGGACATGCACCTCAAGGGGCTGGAGCGCATGGGCGCCACCTTCGAACTGACCGAGGGCTACATCTACGGATCCTGCGACAAGCTGCGCGGCGCGCACATCGTGCTGGACTTCCCCACCGTGGGCGGCACCGAGCACCTCATGACCGCCGCCGCCCTGGCCGAGGGCGAGACCATCCTGGAGAACGCCGCCCGCGAGCCGGAGGTGGCCGATCTGGCCAACTTCCTCAACGCCTGCGGTGCGAAGATCAGCGGTCACGGCACCAGCGTCATCACCATCCAGGGCGTGCCCTCGCTCACCGGCTGCGAGTACAAGGTCATGCCCGACCGCATCGAGGCGGGCACCTACATGATGGCCGCGCCCCTCACCGGCGGCGAGATTTTTCTCCGCGACTGCCCCTTCCACGAGCTGGAATCCGTGGTCAACAAGCTGCGCGAGATGGGCGTTGGCGTGGAGGAGACCCCGGAGGGCGTCATGGTCCGCGCCGCGAAGGAACTGCTGGCCGTGGACGTGGACACCCAGCCGTACCCCGGCTTCCCCACGGACATGCAGGCCCAGATCACCACCCTCATGTGCCTGGCCAAGGGCGTGGGCACGGTGGAGGAGAATATCTTCGAGAACCGCTTCATGCACGTCATGGAGCTGAACCGTATGGGCGCCAACATCAAGATCAAGGGGAGCACGGCCATCGTGCGCGGCGTGGACAAGCTCGCCGGCGCGCCTGTCATGGCCTCGGACCTCCGCGCCAGCGCCTCCCTGGTGCTGGCGGGCATGGTGGCCTCCGGCTCCACCGAGGTGCAGCGCATCTACCACCTGGACCGGGGATACGAGCGGCTGGAGGAAAAACTGGGCGCGGTGGGCGCCCGCATCCGCCGCGTCAAGGGCTGA
- the nth gene encoding endonuclease III yields the protein MSTSTASDRAGRARSIYKRLRPEYPKTLSFLDFGTPWQLLVATVLAAQCTDERVNQVTPELFRRWPGPGELAGADREEVEAVIRSTGFYRQKAKNLQAAAEKIVAEHGGGLPPTMEEMVALPGVARKTANIVLSQALGVVEGIAVDTHVKRLAFRLDLTDSDKPDKIERDLCEAFERDIWAEINQLLIHHGRAVCVARTPKCSICQANDLCPKKGVTKSA from the coding sequence ATGTCCACATCCACTGCTTCCGACCGGGCCGGGCGTGCCCGGTCCATTTACAAGCGGCTGCGGCCTGAATATCCCAAGACGCTCTCTTTCCTCGATTTCGGCACGCCGTGGCAGCTTCTGGTGGCCACGGTGCTGGCCGCCCAGTGCACCGACGAACGGGTCAACCAGGTCACGCCGGAGCTCTTCCGCCGCTGGCCCGGACCCGGGGAACTGGCCGGGGCGGACCGCGAGGAGGTGGAGGCGGTCATCCGTTCCACCGGGTTCTATCGGCAGAAGGCCAAAAACCTGCAGGCCGCCGCGGAAAAGATCGTCGCGGAGCACGGCGGCGGGCTGCCGCCTACCATGGAGGAGATGGTCGCCCTGCCCGGCGTGGCCCGCAAGACTGCCAACATCGTGCTCTCCCAGGCGCTGGGAGTGGTGGAGGGCATCGCCGTGGACACCCACGTCAAGCGGCTGGCCTTCCGGCTGGACCTCACCGACTCGGACAAGCCGGACAAGATCGAGCGAGATCTCTGCGAGGCCTTCGAGCGGGACATCTGGGCCGAGATCAACCAGCTTCTTATCCACCACGGCCGGGCCGTGTGCGTGGCCCGGACGCCTAAGTGCTCGATCTGTCAGGCGAACGACCTGTGCCCCAAAAAAGGGGTGACAAAGTCGGCCTGA
- a CDS encoding carbohydrate kinase family protein yields MNIFVSGSLALDRIMTFPGRFQDHILPEKLHILNICFLVEGLEERFGGTAGNIAYNLSLLGESPTILATAGKDFDDYAKRLRALGLTMKGIRHVADFTASAYITTDQSDNQITGFNPGAMKRPSEFDFDRVPPGDALAIVSPGNVTDMVEYPRKLRELKIPFLFDPGQQIPALSGEQLASAIEGSAALVSNDYELEMIMKATGLGVDGLLELTSAVVTTLGGEGCVVRENGGEKRVGAAKPDRVADPTGAGDAFRAGLIKGLAEGRGLPDACRLGAACASFCVELPGTQEHTFSMEEFQTRLDTVPA; encoded by the coding sequence GTGAACATCTTCGTCTCCGGCTCCCTGGCCCTGGACCGCATCATGACCTTTCCGGGGCGCTTTCAGGACCACATCCTCCCGGAAAAGCTGCACATCCTTAACATCTGCTTCCTGGTGGAGGGCCTGGAGGAGCGGTTCGGCGGTACGGCCGGGAACATCGCCTACAACCTTTCCCTTCTCGGCGAATCGCCCACCATCCTGGCCACGGCGGGCAAGGACTTCGACGACTACGCCAAGCGGCTGCGCGCACTCGGCCTGACCATGAAGGGCATCCGCCACGTGGCGGACTTCACGGCCTCGGCCTACATCACCACGGACCAGTCGGACAACCAGATCACCGGCTTCAACCCCGGAGCCATGAAGCGGCCCTCGGAGTTCGACTTCGACCGCGTCCCGCCGGGCGACGCCCTGGCCATCGTCTCGCCGGGCAACGTCACGGACATGGTGGAGTATCCCCGCAAGCTGCGGGAATTGAAAATCCCCTTCCTCTTCGACCCCGGCCAGCAGATCCCCGCCCTTTCCGGCGAACAGCTGGCCTCGGCCATCGAGGGCTCGGCCGCCCTGGTCTCCAACGACTACGAACTGGAAATGATCATGAAGGCCACCGGCCTGGGCGTGGACGGCCTGCTGGAGCTGACCTCGGCGGTTGTCACCACCCTGGGCGGCGAGGGCTGCGTGGTGCGCGAAAACGGCGGGGAGAAACGCGTTGGCGCGGCCAAGCCCGACCGCGTGGCCGACCCCACCGGCGCGGGCGACGCCTTCCGCGCGGGTTTGATCAAGGGGCTGGCCGAAGGGCGCGGCCTGCCCGACGCCTGCCGCCTGGGCGCGGCCTGCGCCTCCTTCTGCGTGGAGTTGCCCGGCACCCAGGAACACACCTTTTCCATGGAAGAGTTCCAGACCCGGCTGGACACGGTGCCCGCCTAG
- a CDS encoding ComEC/Rec2 family competence protein — translation MSGRGGLAVRGMIETLRLGDEAGLAPTVAGARTGWLGAAGYWLFCCWLVSPRRRNLLPGALALALLAAPVASGWLERGVEVRLLDVGQGQAVLVRGPDGGRTLIDGGGFPGDFDVGEALVAPALLADRSPRLQRVLLSHPQVDHGGGLAWVAEHFDPELFASTGQTSDTRFMERLESALKSGGISTRRLRAGDKLDLGRGLRLEALHPAALTGDLNADSLVLRLLWNGRSLALLPGDVEGEGLKTLLRREANLSAELLVLPHHGSDNSLSPALYDRADPRVAAASCGYLGRFDFPGPKVRAAMARRGVPLLTTASRGELAFRWQAPDAPLEIRTRLPAPFPRDACQIGRVGLPSRPWFKLSAFSP, via the coding sequence GTGTCTGGCCGGGGCGGGCTGGCTGTGCGGGGCATGATCGAGACACTGCGGCTGGGCGATGAGGCCGGACTGGCCCCCACCGTGGCCGGAGCGCGCACCGGCTGGCTGGGCGCGGCTGGGTACTGGCTGTTTTGCTGCTGGCTGGTCTCACCCCGGCGGAGGAATTTGCTGCCCGGCGCGCTGGCCCTGGCCCTGCTGGCCGCGCCCGTGGCCTCGGGGTGGCTTGAGCGCGGGGTGGAGGTGCGGCTTCTCGACGTGGGGCAGGGGCAGGCCGTGCTGGTGCGCGGCCCGGACGGCGGGCGCACCCTCATCGACGGCGGCGGGTTCCCGGGGGATTTCGACGTGGGCGAGGCGCTGGTGGCCCCGGCTTTGCTGGCGGACCGCTCCCCGCGCCTTCAGCGTGTGCTTTTGAGCCACCCCCAGGTGGACCACGGCGGCGGGCTGGCCTGGGTGGCGGAACATTTCGATCCGGAGCTGTTCGCCTCCACCGGACAGACCTCGGACACCCGCTTCATGGAACGGCTGGAATCGGCGCTCAAGTCCGGAGGCATCTCCACTCGCCGCTTGCGCGCCGGGGATAAACTGGACCTGGGGCGGGGGCTGCGGCTGGAGGCGTTGCACCCGGCCGCGCTCACCGGCGACCTCAACGCCGACTCCCTGGTGCTGCGGCTTCTCTGGAACGGCCGCTCGCTGGCGCTGCTGCCGGGCGATGTGGAGGGCGAGGGGCTGAAGACCCTGCTGCGGCGCGAGGCGAACCTGTCCGCCGAACTGCTGGTGCTTCCCCACCACGGCAGCGACAACAGCCTCTCCCCCGCGCTGTACGATCGGGCGGACCCGCGAGTCGCCGCCGCCTCCTGCGGCTACCTGGGCCGCTTCGATTTTCCCGGCCCCAAGGTGCGGGCGGCCATGGCCCGCCGGGGTGTTCCCCTGCTGACCACCGCATCGCGCGGCGAACTCGCCTTCCGCTGGCAAGCCCCTGACGCGCCGCTGGAAATCCGCACCCGGCTGCCCGCCCCTTTCCCCCGGGATGCTTGCCAAATCGGACGGGTGGGCCTACCCTCCAGACCATGGTTCAAGCTCTCCGCCTTCTCGCCCTGA
- a CDS encoding YeiH family protein, which translates to MSEETKNDVVVDEAGSKLSDLWKKEDYWAIWLGFFLLIVGGFIYLNMQPAGMQETFAQANQVMEQEAERAPFKTVAYYEATLEKEKIKARNSPIGKSIKSFLGKPKGWTTNPLNAFIMSEAQAEALNQKNMPRFEAAQQRAMEARQAALEAQRAAAGANFQDQALNERAQNQIESWLQAKAAVSSAKKKVSHSAYNLIPTLLALMVVMGLFFAVGIRFMGKDAKGFIKGFVFVFGLAVVAYLMSSQTTMKQYGIGYAAWAIAIGMLISNTVGTPKWVKPALEVEFFIKTGLVLLGAEVLFNKVIAIGVPGIFVAWVVTPIVLISTFIFGQKVIKLPSKTLNMVVSADMSVCGTSAAIATAAACRAKKEELTLAIGLSLIFTSIMMIVMPMIIKATGMPYILGGAWMGGTIDATGAVAAAGAFLSEKALYVAATIKMIQNVLIGVTAFGVAIFWCTKVECKEGQKVSWMEIWHRFPKFVLGFLTASIVFSLIYTSLGTDAGFTLVDQGVLRGLTRICRGWFFCLSFAAIGLATNFRELKHYFKGGKPLILYATGQSFNLCFTLLMAYIMFYLVFPDITAKI; encoded by the coding sequence ATGTCTGAGGAAACCAAGAACGACGTTGTCGTTGACGAGGCGGGCAGCAAACTGTCCGACCTCTGGAAAAAGGAGGATTACTGGGCCATCTGGCTCGGTTTCTTCCTTCTCATCGTGGGCGGGTTCATCTACCTGAACATGCAACCCGCGGGCATGCAGGAGACCTTCGCCCAGGCAAACCAGGTCATGGAGCAAGAGGCCGAACGCGCCCCCTTCAAGACCGTGGCCTACTACGAGGCCACCCTGGAGAAGGAGAAGATCAAGGCCCGCAACTCGCCCATCGGCAAGTCCATCAAGTCCTTCCTGGGCAAGCCCAAGGGCTGGACCACCAACCCCCTCAACGCCTTCATCATGTCCGAGGCCCAGGCCGAGGCGCTGAACCAGAAGAACATGCCCAGGTTCGAAGCGGCCCAGCAGCGGGCCATGGAGGCCAGGCAGGCCGCCCTTGAAGCGCAACGGGCCGCTGCCGGTGCCAACTTCCAGGACCAGGCCCTCAACGAGCGGGCCCAGAACCAGATCGAGAGCTGGCTGCAGGCCAAGGCCGCCGTGTCCTCCGCCAAGAAGAAGGTCTCCCACTCGGCCTACAACCTCATCCCCACCCTGCTGGCGCTGATGGTGGTCATGGGCCTGTTCTTCGCCGTGGGCATCCGCTTCATGGGCAAGGACGCCAAGGGCTTCATCAAGGGCTTCGTCTTCGTCTTCGGCCTGGCAGTGGTGGCCTACCTGATGTCCTCACAGACCACCATGAAGCAGTACGGCATTGGCTACGCCGCCTGGGCCATCGCCATCGGCATGCTCATCTCCAACACCGTGGGCACCCCCAAGTGGGTCAAGCCCGCCCTGGAGGTGGAGTTCTTCATCAAGACCGGCCTGGTGCTCCTCGGCGCCGAGGTGCTCTTCAACAAGGTCATCGCCATCGGCGTGCCCGGCATCTTCGTGGCCTGGGTGGTCACCCCCATCGTGCTCATCTCCACCTTCATCTTCGGCCAGAAGGTCATCAAGCTGCCATCCAAGACCCTGAACATGGTCGTCTCGGCGGACATGAGCGTCTGCGGCACCTCGGCGGCCATCGCCACGGCCGCGGCCTGCCGCGCCAAGAAGGAGGAGCTGACCCTGGCCATCGGCCTCTCCCTGATCTTCACCTCTATCATGATGATCGTCATGCCCATGATCATCAAGGCCACGGGCATGCCCTACATCCTTGGCGGCGCCTGGATGGGCGGCACCATCGACGCCACCGGCGCGGTGGCGGCCGCGGGCGCGTTCCTGTCCGAGAAGGCCCTGTACGTGGCGGCCACCATCAAGATGATCCAGAACGTGCTCATCGGCGTGACCGCCTTCGGCGTGGCCATCTTCTGGTGCACCAAGGTGGAGTGCAAGGAAGGCCAGAAGGTCTCCTGGATGGAAATCTGGCACCGCTTCCCCAAGTTCGTGCTGGGCTTCCTCACCGCCTCCATCGTCTTCTCGCTGATCTACACCTCCCTGGGCACCGACGCGGGCTTCACCCTGGTCGACCAGGGCGTGCTGCGCGGCCTCACCCGCATCTGCAGGGGCTGGTTCTTCTGCCTGTCCTTCGCCGCCATCGGTCTGGCCACCAACTTCCGCGAGCTGAAGCACTACTTCAAGGGAGGCAAGCCCCTCATCCTGTACGCCACCGGGCAGTCCTTCAACCTGTGCTTCACGCTGCTCATGGCCTACATCATGTTCTACCTGGTCTTCCCGGACATCACCGCCAAGATCTAG
- a CDS encoding c-type cytochrome — MSVLMKVLCLLAFVLVFAAMTTHTGRASDDGERILNNVCNQCHSHERVCRNLGRDEGFWDATVNRMRGNGAPLSDEDIETMVTFLSGLEKNAPVVCE, encoded by the coding sequence ATGTCGGTGCTGATGAAGGTACTGTGTCTACTGGCCTTCGTTCTGGTGTTCGCGGCCATGACCACCCATACGGGCAGGGCGTCGGACGACGGAGAACGAATCCTCAACAATGTCTGCAACCAATGCCATTCCCACGAGCGCGTCTGCCGCAACCTCGGACGCGACGAGGGATTCTGGGACGCCACCGTGAACCGCATGCGCGGCAATGGCGCCCCCCTGTCAGATGAAGATATCGAGACCATGGTGACGTTCCTTTCCGGCCTGGAAAAGAACGCCCCCGTAGTCTGCGAATAA
- a CDS encoding bile acid:sodium symporter family protein produces MLNRAAACVERGFLPLAVGFSLAALLHPPLFTWLAPHIPLGLGIIMFGMGMSLEPADFKAVLPRWPAVLVGAALQFGAMPLLAWATARALHLPPEAALGLVLVGACPGGTASNVIAYLSRSDTALSVVMTFCSTALAPILTPTLVHWLEGARIAVDWRSMAESVFWITAFPLFDGLILRRLLRHRLTPVLRVFPSVSILTISAIIACVVGLNQATILALPWLVALAVVVHNLAGFGAGYGLTRLLGFDRVTARTVSIEVGMQNSGLGVALAGKFFGAAHALPGALFSLQQNLVGIVLARLWSRGRPPIC; encoded by the coding sequence GTGCTGAACCGGGCGGCGGCCTGCGTGGAGCGGGGCTTTCTGCCCCTGGCCGTTGGCTTTTCCCTGGCCGCCCTGCTCCATCCGCCGCTGTTCACCTGGCTGGCCCCGCACATCCCGTTGGGGCTAGGCATCATCATGTTCGGCATGGGCATGAGCCTGGAACCCGCCGACTTCAAGGCGGTGCTGCCCCGCTGGCCCGCCGTGCTGGTGGGCGCGGCGCTGCAGTTCGGGGCCATGCCGCTTTTGGCCTGGGCCACCGCCCGCGCCCTGCATCTGCCTCCCGAGGCAGCCCTGGGGCTGGTGCTTGTCGGGGCCTGCCCCGGCGGCACGGCCTCCAACGTCATCGCCTATCTTTCCCGCTCGGACACCGCCCTGTCCGTGGTCATGACCTTCTGCTCCACCGCCTTGGCCCCCATCCTCACCCCCACCCTGGTGCACTGGCTGGAGGGAGCGCGCATCGCCGTGGACTGGCGCTCCATGGCCGAGTCGGTATTCTGGATAACCGCCTTCCCCCTGTTCGACGGCCTGATTCTGCGCAGGCTGCTGCGGCACAGGCTGACCCCGGTGCTGCGGGTATTCCCCTCCGTCTCCATCCTGACCATCTCGGCCATCATCGCCTGCGTGGTGGGGCTCAACCAGGCCACCATCCTGGCCCTGCCCTGGCTGGTGGCCCTGGCCGTGGTGGTGCACAACCTGGCGGGATTCGGCGCGGGCTACGGACTGACGCGGCTGCTGGGCTTCGACCGCGTCACCGCCCGCACCGTGTCCATCGAGGTGGGCATGCAGAACTCGGGGCTGGGGGTGGCCCTGGCGGGCAAGTTCTTCGGCGCGGCCCATGCCCTGCCCGGCGCGCTCTTCTCCCTGCAGCAGAACTTGGTGGGCATTGTCCTGGCGCGGCTGTGGTCGCGCGGACGGCCGCCTATTTGCTGA